A segment of the Babylonia areolata isolate BAREFJ2019XMU chromosome 7, ASM4173473v1, whole genome shotgun sequence genome:
ATTTTAGCTACTTTTGGTTTGGAAAATATTGAATAAACAAGTGGAGAAgtatacagacagatatacagacatatgaatgatggatggatgacagAGTTAGAGAAATGAATGACAAAGACACCAGCGATGTGTTTAACAAGATAGAGGGCATatggactctgtctctctgtctctctcgcaagcacgcacacacacacacacacacacacacacacacacgtcatccccccacccccctacaacccccccccccaaaaaaaaaaaacaacaacaaacaacaacaacccaacttgcacccaaccacatacacacacacacacacatccaccctcacccatccacccacctactgcaccccccttctctccctccccccccccctcctccctgtcttcacaccatTCTTTCACACAGAGGTCTACACACACCCTAAGTCTGGGGACAATTCACAGTGCATCCGTCTTCCGTGTAACTCAATCAAAAGCATCAACGACAAAACGGGTTTTTCTTTCCTCCCAAATTGTTAATCAGCTACACCGGGATCAGGTATCGCTAGTCATCAACAAGTGGCACACATTTTGGGTCTTTTGTATGCATGCGgaaactttttaatttttttaaattaattctcttttttttttctccaaataacACAGACGGGAAATCAGCACTTTGCGATCGGCTGAGCTATAaacaacatggtttgatttgactGCGTGCAGAGGCGTTTGCAGGGAAATCAGCACTTTGCGATCGGCTGAGCTATAAACAACGTGGTTTGATTTGACTGCGTGCAGAGGCGTTTGCATCAGTTAGAACGCGTCAGACGAATCAGACCAAGAACGTGACATTGAAAGCATTGAGATAGAAAGAAGGGACAGTACTGATCAATACattcaggggagagagagagagagagagagagagagagagagagagagagagacaagacaagacaagacaaattctttatttcgaggataatagataagcactggtgtgcttttttacatccagtccctgccctgaatagggtctacactacacaatatttaataaaatgaaagcaaggtgttagcagagatacacaacagaggaaaaaaaaaatatgcataaatcaaaacaaaacaacaaccacacacacacacacacacacacacatgacatacaggcactagcatggtgttagtaaaatgcccaggtaaaaaaaaaaataaaaaaaaaaaaaatcaaagaaacaaacacacacaatacacaccgcattacacatcagaatgggggatagagggtgaggaaggttctgtcaaccatacacatctgacaaacagtatcaataaaatgaacgatttaatATCACACATCATGGCataaggtgggagaggaggaggcggcggcggCGGGAGTTTGGGAGGGTGTGGAGGTAAGTGGGTGTGTTTTGGTCATTGACATAGATAAGCATGGGATGATAGCCGTCGGTGAgtttttgaggtgtgtgtgtgtgtgtttgtgtgtgtgtgtgtgtgtgtgtgtgtgtgtgtgtgtgtgtgtgtgtgtgtgtgtgtgtgttgggggaattataatgggcgtttgtgtgcatgcatggatgtatgtagggagagggtgcgggagacacgtatgtgagtatgtgtgtgcgttagaatatttttttgagataatgatattaatgaaatttggtaaattgatttattagatatgttgtttttaaatcataccttccctcaaatcagaatttccttgtgttgctcagttaatattttattcaaatggttgcgaaaatgtcagtacaacaaacagttaatctgacaataaatggtttcagtcagtcagtgtgtgtgtgtgtgtgtgtgatctgatcaGCACGTTAGATTTTAttcaaaggtggcagaatggttaagacgctcagctgccaatatagagagtccgtgagggtgtgggttcgaatcccgctctcgccctttcttccaagttcgactggaaaactgaccgtctagtcattcggatgagacgataaacctaggtcccgtgtgcagcacgcacttggcgcactgaagcagaacccatggcaacacaaatgttgtcctctggcaaaataatgtaaaaagaaatccactgtgatgggTACATAAATTAGATATTAATGgacatgcacacaaggcctgacaagcgctttgggttacgctgctgccaggcatctgcctcgcaGGTGTAGTgtggcgaatatggatttgtccgaacttgagaaactgaaactatgcgaaggtgtgtgtgtgtgtgtgtgtgtgtgtgtgtgtgtggatagtggtggcgtggggcagggggtgagaaagcatgtgtgatggcctggagtggagtgatggcctaggtcTAAcgcgtctaggaagcgagaggatctgagcgcactggttcgaatcacggcacagtcaagtcaccagtattttctccccctccactggaccttgagtggtggtctggacgctagtcattcgttgagacgataaacggaggtcccgtgtgcagcatgcacttaccacacgtaaaagaacccacggcagcaaaagggttgtccctggcaaaattctgtagaaaaatccacttcgatgggaaaacaaataaaaactgcaggcaggggaaaaaaaatgggtagcgttctcagtgtagcgacgcgctctccatggggagagcagcccggatttgacacagagaaatctgtgatgacaaaaaagagtgatacaatacaatacagtacaatacaatacaaccactattgttattttgttgtgattTTTAAGATGCGGAGTGACTGATGACTGAAATCCTCCTGTTTGAAGCCGATAAGTCTTGAAGTCTTGGTAGCATCTTTTGTGCCAATAGTATGTTTACTAGAGAACATTATTGATTCAcgtatgtaaacaaagtgagtttgtgTAATAACCAGGTGTTTCGATTGTCTGtgtctccacgtgtgtgtgtgtgtgtgtgtgtgtgtgtgtgtgtgtgtgtgtacgtatctgtTACAACTTATTAAACGTTCTTTCAcggtcattgtttgtttttttccttcaataCGACCAGTTTATTTCTCTCTTGAAAGTATTTgattcaggaaaaaaaacccagatccaCAGAAAATACGATCCAGCAATGTGCAGAAACTCAAACAGGGCCGAACAAATTCAAAACCAGTTTGATGTCACGTAGACCTAACTATTAACCCCTTAACTGATGCTGGCCAGTAtgctgtgaagggctgtcacctcacggagacaagacagagctgacaggtcaggatatcagtcattgttctgtttcatttatttatttatttatttatttatttttttactgttccGTCTTGGGAtagcattacaaaaaaaaacaaaaaaaaaaaacaaaacaaaaaaaaaaaccacctgtgAACTTCCTaacttctcctccccttcttcttcttcttttttgtggagtgatggcctagaggtaacgagtccgcctaggaaacgagagaatctgagcgcgctggttcgaatcacggctctgccgccgatattttctccccctccactagaccgtgagtggtggtctggacgctagtcattcggatgagacgataaaccgaggtcccgtgtgcagcatgcacttagcgcacgtaaaagaacccacggcaacaaaacggttgttcctggcaaaattctgtagaaaaaatccacttcgacaggaaaaaacaaataaaactgcacgcaggaaaaaataccaaaaaatgggtggcgctgtggtacagcgacgcgctcaacctggggagagcagcccgaatttcacacatagaaatctgctgtgataaaaagaaatacaaatacaaatatatcctTAAAAtacatttctatttcacacacacacacacacacacacacacacacacacacacacacacacacacacacgcacacaactgaacacaaatgctcggacaTAAATACACCATGCCTATCCTATTCACATGCACATATTACATAtttcctcatatatatatatacttttgcaCAGCAGACTCAACGACATCACTGGCATGTACTTCATACAACAAGGAGGGAAACACCGTGTGAAGCTGATGCCACACTGCTCTCATGTCACCCGGGTTCAGATGTCTAGGGGTTAATTCATTACACAGTGGAACTCAGCGAAACCCGGCGTGGCaaggtctcccccctctcctccccccaaagTGTAAACAGAGACTCCACCTGCGCACTGACTGGTTGTCAGCTTTTATACAAATaaagtatgtcagtgtgtgtgtgtgtgtgtgtgtgtgtgtgtgtggctatgtgtctgtgtgcatgtgtgtgtgtgtgtgtgtgtgcgtgtgttcgtgcgtttatgtgtacgcgcgcgtgtgtgtatgtgcgtgcatgcatgtttttattttgtgtgtgtgtgtgtgtgtgtgtgtgtgcgcgcgctcgcgtcgGTGCacaatgcatgcatgcgtgtatgtactGATGTGTACTTGAATGTATATGAATGTTTGCATAtaatcatgtacgtttatatgtatgcTCGTCTCGGCGCTAGTGTGTTTGCGCGAGCACATACTCCGGCGTCCTGACGGTGTCGAGTTTTGCTGTAGTTTAGGCTGTGTCAACATGGGGCTCTGTTCTCTGCTGAGTATGTCAGCTGCGTGGCTGAGTAGGTCGATGGCTCATTGGCTGAGGGCCAAGCCAGCAGTTGTGGAAAGATCGCGAGCCTCGTTCAGTTCAGTATCTGGGACTGTCGGCCTAAAAATAATATTAACTGGCATTGTTGCAGACCATGCATTGAAGTAACCATAATATTTCTGTTGGTATACCGTTTATCTGAATGtgttcaggtggtggtggtggtggtggtggtggtagaggtgtgtgtgtgtgtgtgtgtgtgtgtgtgtgtgtgtgtgtgcgtgcgtgcgtgcgtgagtatgtgtgtgtgtgagagtaagagagagagtgtgtgtgtgtgtcactgtgagagacagagaaagagagagagagagagagagtgtgtgtgtgtgattctctctctctctctgtctgtctgcgtgtgtgtgtgctctgtaagtgagtgtttgtttgtttatttgtgtgtgtgtgtgtgtgtgtgtgtacgtgtgttataTCTACCCCCTGGCCCAACCGTGattaacacaacaacaaaaatgccaaCATGTTGAATGATTTAGGAACGACTGACGGCCTTTTTTCAGGGGGTTGAGGGCAGGCTGCTTTGCCTTTTCTTGACGGTGGATTTTGTATTTCACTGTGCATTTTGCACACCATTTCCTGGTCTTTTTCCATTTCTGCATTTTTCAGATGTGcgcgcctctctctgtgtgtgtgtctctctcttgtgagtgatatggatacttatatagcgcttctctctctccctctctctctctgtctgatatatataatgtgtgtgtgtgtgtgtgtgtgtgtgtgaactgaaagtCTGTTCAAACACGTACATTCTCGCATTTTAGAAGAGAGATAATTGACAAACAACATTACGACAGCTAGCTAATATCATCTTCAATATTGTTGgcttcagtggaaaaaaaacaaaaaaacaagagaggcaatgccttcaagacgcacttgtgataaattaagtcccctagcattaattacagagtaatttcccttttttactctctgcaccaaaacgtttgcaaataaataaaaattccatgcttagcaaaagaagttttcctgtttgaacaaaaaatgataataatgactcctcttgttgttgtgtcagaataagaggtcaaagtgccaagtttagagaatacaaaaaatataaatataacagtaaatgcagtttgcatataattaggcttcttttttaattttttttgggtgcccatcccagaggtgcaatattgttttaaacaagatgactggaaagaactgaatttttcctatttttatgcctaatttggtgtcaactgacaaagtatttgcagagaaaatgtcaatgttaaagtttaccacggacacacagacacacggacacacacacacacacacacacacacacagacaaccgaacaccgggttaaaacatagactcactttgtgagtCTAAAACAGATAGCGCAGATATGGAATATCAAGTGGTTGGAAAGGGTTGGGCGCCAACttatcgcgagagagagagagagagagagagagagagagagcgaacgaatctttttaatgactgagtgaagtggaataagcatgcatatgcttttttacatccagccgtcagggcaaaaagaaatgaaatcaaaatgttcacaagataacaaaaggttatagaaaaacaagagagagagggggtgggggtgggagagagagagggggggggggggcagacagacagacagacagacagaaacagacatccgGTTTTCTGTTTACAGAGAGAAGCCACTCGACCTACATTGgaacactaacacaaacagcGGCTTCCTTTCGCAACGGGGCCCGTCTGACGACCTGCACGCAGGCAGGCACTCCTCCTCACGTGACCGCACGTAGCTGCAACGCAGGCTGCGTTTCGAGTCTGATGCAACGCAGGCCAGATATTGCGTGTGTGGAACACTGCATTATAAATACCCTGCGATCCCTGCGTAGCTATTCACTTCACTCCTGCAAcggaaactgaaaaagaaaggcCCGGAGAGTGACCGTGAACTTTGTGACTGATATTTCGCCACGGAGGAAAGCCGCAAAAGTGCACAGCAATTAGTTTTGAagagctgtaaaaaaaaacacacacacacaaaaaaaaaaaaacacacaaaaaaacaccacccccaaACCCGAAGTGTTTATTGCCTTGAAAAACACATCGCTGCTACACTTCTACACAGAGCGACGTTTTGCTGCTGATTCGAAACAGGTCCGGTGTTGGTGAGtctcattattatttttcattcacGGTATTTTCCAGGCCAGGTTGATTGCTCGGAATAGACAGGGAAATGTGCAACATAACGCGCGGCAGTTTTGGAAACGATCCGATGCagatagactctgtgtgtgtgtgtgtgtgtgtgtgtgtgtgtgtagtgtgtgtgtgtgtgcgtgcgtgtatgcgtgcgtgagtgcgtgtgtgtgaatgtgtgtgtgtgtgtgtgtgtgtgtgtgtgtgtgaatacatgtgtggatgcgcgcgcgtgtatgtgttttgcatgtgtgtgtgtgtgtgtgtgtgtgtgtgtgtgtgtgcgtgcgtgtgtgcgtgtgtgtgtgtgtgtgtgaaacagattcagtgtgtgtgtttctatcgtTCTTTTGCATTTTCCAGTTTCGTTTCCTGCTTCACCGGAaggactatgatgatgatgatgatgatgatgatgatgctgtttaaGTGTCATTACGTTTTACAGCAGTGGTAACTGTTCAGCGTTAAGGGAAGATCTAGGAGAAGCAGATTCCCAATACTGACACCAACAAAGCACGATAATGCCCACATCAGTTTAATCAAACCAGCtgctgattaactcactcagtacggccagtcctctcttctcctctacacggacccctcggatatccagtgggtgtctcaatgacccaacctttagcttccgtcgtcagaattgtggtattctttgtcaacattcacctcttcagtacaagagccttccacttgcaatattttgatggtggtatttggggtgaaacgctgtctctttcgccgttcgtatggagagagttaaacctgacAGCTAATGCCCTTTGAGGCCTAActggtgtgttgggtttatgccaaTGTCAGGCATCTCGTGATTTATATATTGATATTACTGTTTATTTCAacggaggtgtggtgtgttgtatatcACACGTTTTGACACCGCGGTGAAACTAAAactataacccccccaccccaccccactccccattaaaaaaaaaaggtttcatttaaaaacaacaacaacaacaagtctttAACATGAGGAATAATTATCCAAACAACAAGAAGTCTTTAACATGAGGAATAATTATCTAAACAAACCACTTGAGCAAAGAAGAGGCGTATAACTACGAGAAATTAGGAATGAAATTACtcacaaagaagaaacaacaataaaaacagcaacaacaactaaaaacgaTAGAAGCGTGCCGAATAGTTTTCCTGTTGCTGTGACTGaccgccccttttctctctgattgaccgccccttttctctgaatGACCGCCCCCTtttcctgactgactgactgactgaccgccccttttctctctgactgactgactgactgactgaccgccccttttctctctgaCTGCCCGCCCCCTTCTCTGACTgaccaccccttttctctctgactgactgactgactgaccgccccttttctctctgactgaccgccccttttctctctgactgactgaccgccccttttctctctgactgaccgccccttctctctctgactgaccgccccttttctctctgactgaccgccccttctctctgactgaccgccccttttctctctgactgaccgccccttttctctctgactgaccgccccttttctctctgactgactgaccgccccttttctctctgactgactgacctgacctgactgaccgcccctttctctctgactgactgaccgccccttttctctgactgactgaccgccccttttctctctgactgaccgccccttctctctgactgaccgcccctttctctgactgactgaccgccccTTTTCTCCTGACTGGACTGACCGCCCCTTCTCTCTTGACTGAccgcccctttctctctgctgactgaccgccccttttctctctgaCTGACCGCCCTTCTCTGACTGACCgcccctttctctctgactgactgaccgcccccctttccccttctctgactgactgaccgccccttctcttctgactgaccgccccttttctcttgactgactgaccgccccctttctctctctgactgactgaccgccccttttctctgactgactgactgaccgcccctttctctgactgactgactgactgactgactgactgaccgccccttctctctctgactgaccgccccttttctctctgactgactgaccgccccttttctctctgactgactgaccgccccttctctctgactgactgaccgccccttttctctgactgactgacgccccttctctctgactgactgaccgccccttctctctactgactgaccgccccttctctctctgactgaccgccccttctctctctgactgactgaccgccccttctctctctgactgactgactgaccgccccttttctctgactgactgaccgcccctttctctctgactgaccgccccttctctctctgactgactgaccgccccttctctctctgactgactgactgaccgccccttctctctctgactgactgactgaccgccccttttctctctgactgactgaccgcccctttctctctctgactgaccgccccttttctctgactgactgaccgccccttttctctctgactgactgaccgcccccttttctctctctgactgaccgccccttctctctctgactgaccgccccttctctctctgactgactgaccgccccttctctctctgactgaccgccccttctctctctgactgactgaccgccccttctctctctgactgaccgccccttttctctgactgactgaccgccccttctctctctgactgaccgccccttctctctgactgaccgccccttttctctgactgactgaccgccccttctctctctgactgaccgccccttctctctctgactgaccgccccttctctctctgactgaccgccccctttctctctgactgaccgccccttttctctgactgactgaccgccccttctctctctgactgactgaccgccccttctctctctgactgaccgccccttctctctgactgaccgccccttctctctctgactgaccgccccttttctctctgactgaccgccccttttctctctgactgaccgccccttctctctctgactgaccgccccttttctctgcccATGTTTGTTCCAGGGCACCGCCATGGCTTCTTCCACCAGCTCAGAAATGACCCCCCAACCTCCTGCCGGCGGTGATCAGAGTGGCTCCTCCCCCGGGCCCAGCGGTGAGGCCGTGCCAGAGGGCAGAAGGAGTCAGCCCAGGGGCCCGGGCAGATGGGCGGGAAGATGGTGGGGGTCCGCGCCCCACGTCAGTGACGTCAACGATGCCGAGGGTGCCCAGAAACCGCCTGCCGAGGGAGACGCCGCAGCGACGGAAGGCGGGGAGAAGAAGGGTTTCCCTCATagggggtggggacgtgggggtggtcGTTGGTTCTTCTGGCACCCCGAAATGGGGGCCGGTCCTGAGGAACCGTCAGGGGAGATAAAACCTGGTGAGGAGCCCAGCGGTGGTTTTCCCGGTGGTGGTTACCCCCCTTTCTTTTACGGGGGCTTTCGGGGCGCGGACTACTGCTATCCTCCTTTCTATGGCGGTTACCCCCCCTTCTTCCGGGGTGGTGGCTATCATCCTTCGTTCCGGGGCAGTGGTGATTACCCCCCTTTTCAG
Coding sequences within it:
- the LOC143284087 gene encoding uncharacterized protein LOC143284087 isoform X2 — encoded protein: MASSTSSEMTPQPPAGGDQSGSSPGPSGEAVPEGRRSQPRGPGRWAGRWWGSAPHVSDVNDAEGAQKPPAEGDAAATEGGEKKGFPHRGWGRGGGRWFFWHPEMGAGPEEPSGEIKPGEEPSGGFPGGGYPPFFYGGFRGADYCYPPFYGGYPPFFRGGGYHPSFRGSGDYPPFQEGECPSFHGGYRGEYPHPREGCYPFGGGYPPFRGGFGFGYPPFRGGAGGDYPPFRGGGDGGDYPSFRGGGDYPPFRGGGGGGDYPPFRGGGGGDYPPFRGGGGDNPPFRGGFGGGYPPFRGGYGPPFHGFRFGGYGGRYFPRGPDSSYLYREFDFYD